A stretch of the Lepidochelys kempii isolate rLepKem1 chromosome 15, rLepKem1.hap2, whole genome shotgun sequence genome encodes the following:
- the CCDC74B gene encoding coiled-coil domain-containing protein 74B isoform X1: MGLLQEWMMGPLGMYNTSLPPLGNLPQWSRVGLDKSSHLQLGIQNNEGPQPLSQSQSVEVWNKDSHKLVMDLERSLKFLQQQHAETLRKLHEEIEYLKRENKELHYKLIMNQSLQLKGDNLTPTLFDKLLSRQGSAVSRYSLTNRQLMDQPKKQKLNTEEQVINVVQGEPEPPCPKVEKPQEEVFSREDREVSDRITSPVLSLPSQIRSGHTQVPPASSNPFLVNVLPSHIRKPPTLEECEIVIHQLWNINHIQAQELMYLKSYLEDIHKNKRIPEDYLLASQIGNQEVSRLPKMLKDTSKKCLIITPLPAAERAVLPALKQTLGNSFAERQKRTQAIQRSRLRRTVL, encoded by the exons ATGGGCCTGCTACAGGAATGGatgatgg GACCTTTGGGGATGTACAATACCAGTTTGCCTCCGCTGGGGAACCTACCACAGTGGTCAAGAGTAGGACTGGATAAATCAAGCCATCTTCAACTTGGCATCCAGAATAACGAGGGGCCTCAGCCTCTCTCTCAGTCCCAGTCTGTTGAAGTCTGGAACAAAGACTCACATAAACTAGTCATGGACTTGGAGAGAAGCCTGAAGTTCCTACAACAGCAGCATGCTGAGACCCTAAGGAAGCTTCATGAGGAAATTGAATATctcaaaagggaaaacaaag AGCTTCATTATAAACTCATAATGAATCAGTCGCTGCAGCTAAAAG GTGATAATTTAACTCCCACCTTGTTTGACAAGTTGCTTTCAAGGCAAGGTTCAGCAG ttTCTAGGTATTCACTGACAAACAGGCAGCTGATGGACCAGCCCAAAAAGCAAAAACTGAATACAGAAGAACAGGTGATCAACGTGGTACAAGGGGAACCAGAGCCTCCCTGTCCAAAGGTGGAGAAGCCACAAGAGGAGGTTTTTTCTAG AGAGGACAGAGAAGTCTCTGATAGAATTACATCTCCAGTACTTTCACTGCCAAGCCAGATTAGATCTGGGCACACTCAGGTACCACCAGCCTCCTCCAACCCTTTCCTGGTAAATGTTCTCCCCTCCCACATCCGAAAACCACCTACACTGGAAGAGTGTGAGATTGTCATTCACCAGCTATGGAACATCAACCACATTCAGGCACAAGAG CTGATGTATTTGAAATCGTATCTGGAGGACATCCACAAGAACAAAAGGATTCCTGAAGACTATCTGCTAGCCAGCCAGATTGG GAATCAAGAAGTTTCACGATTACCCAAAATGCTAAAAGATACATCTAAGAAATG TTTGATTATAACTCCACTGCCAGCTGCTGAAAGGGCAGTTCTGCCAGCACTGAAGCAAACACTGGGAAACAGTTTTGCCGAGAGACAGAAGAGAACTCAAGCTATTCAAAGAAGCCGTCTTCGTCGGACTGTGCTTTAG
- the CCDC74B gene encoding coiled-coil domain-containing protein 74B isoform X4, translating into MYNTSLPPLGNLPQWSRVGLDKSSHLQLGIQNNEGPQPLSQSQSVEVWNKDSHKLVMDLERSLKFLQQQHAETLRKLHEEIEYLKRENKELHYKLIMNQSLQLKGDNLTPTLFDKLLSRQGSAVSRYSLTNRQLMDQPKKQKLNTEEQVINVVQGEPEPPCPKVEKPQEEVFSREDREVSDRITSPVLSLPSQIRSGHTQVPPASSNPFLVNVLPSHIRKPPTLEECEIVIHQLWNINHIQAQELMYLKSYLEDIHKNKRIPEDYLLASQIGNQEVSRLPKMLKDTSKKCLIITPLPAAERAVLPALKQTLGNSFAERQKRTQAIQRSRLRRTVL; encoded by the exons ATGTACAATACCAGTTTGCCTCCGCTGGGGAACCTACCACAGTGGTCAAGAGTAGGACTGGATAAATCAAGCCATCTTCAACTTGGCATCCAGAATAACGAGGGGCCTCAGCCTCTCTCTCAGTCCCAGTCTGTTGAAGTCTGGAACAAAGACTCACATAAACTAGTCATGGACTTGGAGAGAAGCCTGAAGTTCCTACAACAGCAGCATGCTGAGACCCTAAGGAAGCTTCATGAGGAAATTGAATATctcaaaagggaaaacaaag AGCTTCATTATAAACTCATAATGAATCAGTCGCTGCAGCTAAAAG GTGATAATTTAACTCCCACCTTGTTTGACAAGTTGCTTTCAAGGCAAGGTTCAGCAG ttTCTAGGTATTCACTGACAAACAGGCAGCTGATGGACCAGCCCAAAAAGCAAAAACTGAATACAGAAGAACAGGTGATCAACGTGGTACAAGGGGAACCAGAGCCTCCCTGTCCAAAGGTGGAGAAGCCACAAGAGGAGGTTTTTTCTAG AGAGGACAGAGAAGTCTCTGATAGAATTACATCTCCAGTACTTTCACTGCCAAGCCAGATTAGATCTGGGCACACTCAGGTACCACCAGCCTCCTCCAACCCTTTCCTGGTAAATGTTCTCCCCTCCCACATCCGAAAACCACCTACACTGGAAGAGTGTGAGATTGTCATTCACCAGCTATGGAACATCAACCACATTCAGGCACAAGAG CTGATGTATTTGAAATCGTATCTGGAGGACATCCACAAGAACAAAAGGATTCCTGAAGACTATCTGCTAGCCAGCCAGATTGG GAATCAAGAAGTTTCACGATTACCCAAAATGCTAAAAGATACATCTAAGAAATG TTTGATTATAACTCCACTGCCAGCTGCTGAAAGGGCAGTTCTGCCAGCACTGAAGCAAACACTGGGAAACAGTTTTGCCGAGAGACAGAAGAGAACTCAAGCTATTCAAAGAAGCCGTCTTCGTCGGACTGTGCTTTAG
- the CCDC74B gene encoding coiled-coil domain-containing protein 74B isoform X3, with the protein MPGAQGPLGMYNTSLPPLGNLPQWSRVGLDKSSHLQLGIQNNEGPQPLSQSQSVEVWNKDSHKLVMDLERSLKFLQQQHAETLRKLHEEIEYLKRENKELHYKLIMNQSLQLKGDNLTPTLFDKLLSRQGSAVSRYSLTNRQLMDQPKKQKLNTEEQVINVVQGEPEPPCPKVEKPQEEVFSREDREVSDRITSPVLSLPSQIRSGHTQVPPASSNPFLVNVLPSHIRKPPTLEECEIVIHQLWNINHIQAQELMYLKSYLEDIHKNKRIPEDYLLASQIGNQEVSRLPKMLKDTSKKCLIITPLPAAERAVLPALKQTLGNSFAERQKRTQAIQRSRLRRTVL; encoded by the exons ATGCCAGGGGCACAAG GACCTTTGGGGATGTACAATACCAGTTTGCCTCCGCTGGGGAACCTACCACAGTGGTCAAGAGTAGGACTGGATAAATCAAGCCATCTTCAACTTGGCATCCAGAATAACGAGGGGCCTCAGCCTCTCTCTCAGTCCCAGTCTGTTGAAGTCTGGAACAAAGACTCACATAAACTAGTCATGGACTTGGAGAGAAGCCTGAAGTTCCTACAACAGCAGCATGCTGAGACCCTAAGGAAGCTTCATGAGGAAATTGAATATctcaaaagggaaaacaaag AGCTTCATTATAAACTCATAATGAATCAGTCGCTGCAGCTAAAAG GTGATAATTTAACTCCCACCTTGTTTGACAAGTTGCTTTCAAGGCAAGGTTCAGCAG ttTCTAGGTATTCACTGACAAACAGGCAGCTGATGGACCAGCCCAAAAAGCAAAAACTGAATACAGAAGAACAGGTGATCAACGTGGTACAAGGGGAACCAGAGCCTCCCTGTCCAAAGGTGGAGAAGCCACAAGAGGAGGTTTTTTCTAG AGAGGACAGAGAAGTCTCTGATAGAATTACATCTCCAGTACTTTCACTGCCAAGCCAGATTAGATCTGGGCACACTCAGGTACCACCAGCCTCCTCCAACCCTTTCCTGGTAAATGTTCTCCCCTCCCACATCCGAAAACCACCTACACTGGAAGAGTGTGAGATTGTCATTCACCAGCTATGGAACATCAACCACATTCAGGCACAAGAG CTGATGTATTTGAAATCGTATCTGGAGGACATCCACAAGAACAAAAGGATTCCTGAAGACTATCTGCTAGCCAGCCAGATTGG GAATCAAGAAGTTTCACGATTACCCAAAATGCTAAAAGATACATCTAAGAAATG TTTGATTATAACTCCACTGCCAGCTGCTGAAAGGGCAGTTCTGCCAGCACTGAAGCAAACACTGGGAAACAGTTTTGCCGAGAGACAGAAGAGAACTCAAGCTATTCAAAGAAGCCGTCTTCGTCGGACTGTGCTTTAG
- the SMPD4 gene encoding sphingomyelin phosphodiesterase 4 isoform X3: MAVPHLQQPSFLLASLKADCMNKPFAQRCHDLEIVIEDFPAKELHAIFPWLVENIFGSLDGIIIGWNLRCLHGRVNPTEYAIALDFLDPSGPMMKLVYKLQAEEYRYEFPVSYLPGPVKASMQERVLPECSLYHNKVQFPPSGGLGSNLALNPFEYYMFYFAISLITQRNSPTTHHVSPSNSAYFSLVDTYLKWFLPTEGSVLPPPSSNPGGGIPSPAPRSPAVPFTSYGIHHTSLLKRHIAHQPSVNADPASQEIWRSETVLKVFVEMWLHHYSLEMYQKMQSPHVKLEVLHYRLSISSTHHSSPAQSGYQALHAYQGRGDQRLHGCTPMREESFKPTEEHVLVIRLLVKHLHAFANSLKPEPLSPSAHSHTASPLEEFKRVVIPRFVQQKLYIFLQHCFGHWPLDASFRAVLEMWLSYVQPWRYAPEKPLQSSEPQPRSVSEKWAPFIQENLLMYTKLFVGFLNRALRTDLVSAKNALMVFRVAKVFAQPNLAEMIQKGEQLFLEPELVIPHRQHRIFMTPTLGGSFLSSWPPAITDASFKVKSHVYCLEGQDSQYKQMFGPEVRNLVLRLAQLIGQAKQTAKSISDHSAETMASQSFLSWFRFSPSDMNGSYTGNDLDEIGQDSIKKTDEYLEKAQEYLCQIFRLNEAQLTQMMMNCGAAQDENGKKQLPDCIESEDGLILTPLGRYQIINGLRRFEIEYQGDTDLQPIRSYENATLVRLLFQLSSAINQRFADQMEILCSREDFIGSLCRYHLTNPFLAEKGRHSPALKQRSGRSRRPRISLRFLASYRTLLSLFMMYFIASWFCIGPLACTFIILLGYLLYAVVMTFFTERWKPHQH; encoded by the exons CCTACAGAGTATGCTATTGCGCTGGATTTCCTGGATCCCAG TGGCCCGATGATGAAGCTGGTTTACAAACTCCAAGCTGAGGAGTACAGATATGAATTTCCAGTCTCCTATCTTCCA GGCCCTGTGAAGGCTTCAATGCAAGAACGAGTCCTACCAGAATGCTCACTATACCACAACAAAGTCCAGTTCCCTCCATCTGGAGGCCTGGGCTCGAACTTGGCCCTCA ATCCTTTTGAATATTACATGTTTTACTTTGCAATAAGCCTTATCACACAAAGG AACTCTCCTACCACCCATCATGTCAGCCCTTCAAACAGCGCTTACTTCAGTCTGGTGGACACATACCTGAAATGGTTCCTTCCTACAGAAGGAAGTGTTCTTCCTCCACCTTCTTCCAATCCTGGCGGGGGCATCCCTTCACCTGCTCCTAG ATCCCCAGCAGTGCCTTTCACTTCTTATGGCATACACCACACTAGTCTACTGAAACGGCACATTGCCCATCAGCCTTCAGTGAATGCTGATCCTGCTTCCCAAGAGATCTGGAGATCAGAAACAGTGCTTAAA GTTTTTGTTGAAATGTGGCTTCACCATTACTCACTGGAAATGTATCAGAAAATGCAGTCCCCTCATGTCAAG CTGGAGGTTCTCCACTACCGACTCAGTATCTCCAGTACACACCACAGTAGTCCTGCCCAATCCGGCTACCAGGCCCTCCACGCATACCAA GGAAGAGGAGATCAGAGATTGCATGGCTGTACCCCAATGAGAGAG GAGTCATTTAAACCTACAGAAGAGCATGTGTTAGTGATAAGACTGCTCGTGAAGCATCTACATGCTTTTGCCAACAGCCTGAAACCAGAGCCACTCTCGCCCTCAGCCCATTCCCATACAGCCAGCCCACTGGAGGAATTCAAGAG AGTTGTGATTCCTCGGTTTGTCCAGCAGAAGCTCTATATCTTCCTGCAGCATTGTTTTGGCCACTGGCCTTTGGATGCCTCTTTCAGAGCT GTCCTGGAGATGTGGTTAAGCTACGTGCAGCCCTGGAGATATGCTCCTGAGAAACCACTTCAGAGTTCAGAGCCTCAGCCTCGCAGTGTATCAGAGAAATG GGCTCCCTTCATTCAAGAGAACTTACTGATGTATACCAAGCTATTTGTAGGCTTTCTGAACCGAGCTCTCCGCACCGATTTGGTCAGCGCTAAAAATGCCCTGATGGTGTTCCGAGTAGCCAAGGTCTTTGCTCAGCCCAACCTAGCTGAAATGATCCAGAAAG GGGAGCAGTTATTCCTGGAGCCAGAACTTGTTATCCCTCACCGTCAACACCGAATTTTCATGACCCCCACTCTTGGTGGGAGCTTCTTGTCATCATGGCCTCCAGCAATCACAGATGCCTCATTTAAGGTGAAGAGTCATGTTTACTGCTTGGAAGGACAGGACTCCCAGTACAAGCAGATGTTTGGTCCAGAAGTCAGGAATTTG GTATTAAGATTGGCCCAGTTAATAGGCCAGGCCAAGCAAACGGCAAAATCCATATCAGACCACTCTGCAGAGACCATGGCTAGTCAGTCCTTCCTATCCTGGTTTAGGTTCAGCCCGTCTGACATGAATGGTTCCTATACAGGCAATGACCTAGATGAAATTGGGCAAGACAGCATCAAGAAAACAGATGAATATTTGGAGAAGGCACAGGAGTACCTATGCCAGATCTTTCGG TTGAATGAAGCGCAGCTGACCCAAATGATGATGAATTGTGGAGCAGCTCAGGATGAGAATGGAAAGAAGCAACTTCCAGACTGCATTGAGAGTGAGGATGGACTAATTCTTACGCCTCTTGGCAGGTATCAG ATCATAAATGGCTTACGGCGGTTTGAGATCGAGTACCAGGGAGATACTGACCTTCAGCCCATTAGAAGTTATGAAAATGCCACTCTAGTGCGACTGTTGTTCCAGTTATCCTCAGCAATTAATCAAAGG TTTGCTGATCAAATGGAGATTCTCTGCTCCAGGGAAGACTTTATTGGCAGCTTGTGTCGCTATCATCTTACCAACCCATTCCTTGCAGAGAAGGGCAGGCACAGCCCAGCACTGAAACAAAGATCAGGACGTTCTCGGCGACCAAGGATCAGTCTGAGATTTCTGGCTAGCTACAGGACTCTTCTTTCTTTGTTCATGATGTACTTCATTGCATCTTGGTTCTGCATTGGACCACTGGCCTGCACATTCATTATTCTCCTTGGGTATCTTCTTTATGCAGTAGTAATGACTTTCTTCACTGAAAGGTGGAAACCTCATCAACACTAA
- the CCDC74B gene encoding coiled-coil domain-containing protein 74B isoform X2, with protein sequence MGLLQEWMMGPLGMYNTSLPPLGNLPQWSRVGLDKSSHLQLGIQNNEGPQPLSQSQSVEVWNKDSHKLVMDLERSLKFLQQQHAETLRKLHEEIEYLKRENKELHYKLIMNQSLQLKGDNLTPTLFDKLLSRQGSAVSRYSLTNRQLMDQPKKQKLNTEEQVINVVQGEPEPPCPKVEKPQEEVFSREDREVSDRITSPVLSLPSQIRSGHTQVPPASSNPFLVNVLPSHIRKPPTLEECEIVIHQLWNINHIQAQELMYLKSYLEDIHKNKRIPEDYLLASQIGNQEVSRLPKMLKDTSKKCYL encoded by the exons ATGGGCCTGCTACAGGAATGGatgatgg GACCTTTGGGGATGTACAATACCAGTTTGCCTCCGCTGGGGAACCTACCACAGTGGTCAAGAGTAGGACTGGATAAATCAAGCCATCTTCAACTTGGCATCCAGAATAACGAGGGGCCTCAGCCTCTCTCTCAGTCCCAGTCTGTTGAAGTCTGGAACAAAGACTCACATAAACTAGTCATGGACTTGGAGAGAAGCCTGAAGTTCCTACAACAGCAGCATGCTGAGACCCTAAGGAAGCTTCATGAGGAAATTGAATATctcaaaagggaaaacaaag AGCTTCATTATAAACTCATAATGAATCAGTCGCTGCAGCTAAAAG GTGATAATTTAACTCCCACCTTGTTTGACAAGTTGCTTTCAAGGCAAGGTTCAGCAG ttTCTAGGTATTCACTGACAAACAGGCAGCTGATGGACCAGCCCAAAAAGCAAAAACTGAATACAGAAGAACAGGTGATCAACGTGGTACAAGGGGAACCAGAGCCTCCCTGTCCAAAGGTGGAGAAGCCACAAGAGGAGGTTTTTTCTAG AGAGGACAGAGAAGTCTCTGATAGAATTACATCTCCAGTACTTTCACTGCCAAGCCAGATTAGATCTGGGCACACTCAGGTACCACCAGCCTCCTCCAACCCTTTCCTGGTAAATGTTCTCCCCTCCCACATCCGAAAACCACCTACACTGGAAGAGTGTGAGATTGTCATTCACCAGCTATGGAACATCAACCACATTCAGGCACAAGAG CTGATGTATTTGAAATCGTATCTGGAGGACATCCACAAGAACAAAAGGATTCCTGAAGACTATCTGCTAGCCAGCCAGATTGG GAATCAAGAAGTTTCACGATTACCCAAAATGCTAAAAGATACATCTAAGAAATG